A single genomic interval of Syntrophorhabdaceae bacterium harbors:
- a CDS encoding YjbH domain-containing protein — protein MQNVLHKLCWIFLFLLLFSALRSPLSADLYADDEPFTYPSNQGFTGIMETPTARVMKENHYRVGVSQIHPYRYYYLAFSPLKGVELDGRVTEVIGVKANPGDPYWSGYGNQKDKYFGFKYQFIKEDKFLPAIALSIMDPTGTRVYPSQSIIASKQLYPFDFTLGFGNGRFGKTQLPPQGEGFKIELFSNPRTWAKDSQFFWGIQWAISDHYALMVEYSPIQYEKQTRDPAQAKYFQDPVPSQFNYGLRWRPFKFAEVDISYQRGEEFGVNLSMNFDIGQPIIPIYDQAYRERQEDKTAPINKRLTTALHRSGFSSIGVLFDRNDLWVRAQNDKYYYSTRAIGVITKIINDIVPPHIQNIHITLTDNGISIFELDTTRYDIAEFYRDKLTASQFFYLSKINTTIGGPPDIPIENKKPFDYNIKPSLQTFLNDPSGFFKYRLGAEALVSYRPWRGGSFVVGPGVYPLNNISTVNEPLLDNVRTDIIDYQKKRFSLPRLLFDQVGKMNNEIYGRFSAGFLEIEYGGFDGEIAKPLKNGRFVVGLSGTLAKKRDPDSVFAFKDDDRKAYYTSFVNARLNVPEYDLAFDAKTGRFLGGDFGSRFSVSKFINGVILTAWYSVTDTSGFRDSYNRGYHDKGIALVIPFRLFTGRDSKTNFNYAISPWTRDVAQDINHYNPLFDFIGRNTKIFLDRDRDMIYK, from the coding sequence GTGCAAAACGTTCTCCATAAGCTCTGTTGGATCTTTTTGTTCCTGTTGTTGTTCTCCGCTCTCCGCTCTCCGCTCTCCGCTGATCTTTATGCCGATGACGAGCCCTTCACCTATCCTTCGAATCAAGGGTTTACGGGTATCATGGAGACACCCACGGCAAGGGTCATGAAAGAAAACCATTACCGTGTGGGCGTAAGCCAGATACACCCATACAGGTACTACTATCTGGCCTTCAGCCCGCTCAAGGGGGTTGAGCTTGACGGGAGGGTAACGGAGGTCATCGGTGTGAAGGCGAATCCGGGAGACCCTTACTGGAGCGGATATGGAAACCAAAAGGATAAATATTTCGGGTTCAAGTATCAGTTCATAAAGGAAGATAAATTTCTACCCGCTATCGCGCTGAGCATCATGGACCCCACGGGAACGAGGGTCTATCCTTCGCAGTCCATCATTGCAAGCAAACAGCTATACCCCTTCGATTTTACCCTCGGTTTCGGCAATGGGAGGTTCGGGAAGACCCAATTGCCGCCACAGGGAGAAGGGTTCAAGATCGAGCTTTTCAGTAACCCCAGGACCTGGGCAAAGGATTCGCAATTCTTCTGGGGTATCCAGTGGGCTATCTCCGATCACTATGCGTTGATGGTTGAGTACAGCCCGATCCAGTACGAAAAACAGACGCGGGACCCTGCGCAGGCAAAATACTTTCAGGACCCTGTGCCTTCCCAGTTTAATTACGGCCTTCGCTGGAGGCCATTCAAGTTCGCAGAGGTCGACATAAGTTATCAGAGGGGAGAGGAGTTCGGGGTAAACCTTTCGATGAACTTTGACATAGGACAGCCGATCATCCCCATCTATGATCAGGCATACAGGGAAAGGCAGGAAGACAAGACAGCCCCGATAAACAAACGGTTGACAACGGCACTGCACAGATCAGGTTTTAGCAGCATAGGGGTATTGTTCGACAGGAACGACCTGTGGGTAAGGGCTCAGAATGACAAATACTACTACAGCACCAGGGCAATAGGGGTCATTACAAAGATCATCAACGATATTGTCCCGCCCCACATCCAGAATATCCATATTACTCTCACCGATAACGGAATATCCATCTTCGAACTCGATACGACGAGATACGACATCGCAGAATTTTACAGGGATAAACTGACGGCAAGCCAATTTTTTTACCTGTCTAAGATCAACACAACAATAGGCGGGCCGCCCGATATACCCATCGAGAATAAAAAACCCTTCGATTATAACATCAAGCCGTCTCTGCAGACATTCCTCAACGACCCGTCAGGTTTTTTTAAATACCGGCTCGGCGCTGAAGCGTTGGTAAGTTATCGACCCTGGAGAGGCGGCTCCTTCGTTGTAGGACCGGGGGTCTACCCTCTGAACAATATTTCAACAGTGAATGAACCGTTGTTGGATAACGTAAGGACCGACATCATTGACTATCAAAAGAAAAGGTTCTCCCTGCCGCGGCTTTTGTTTGACCAGGTAGGCAAGATGAATAATGAGATCTATGGAAGGTTTTCGGCAGGATTCCTGGAGATCGAGTATGGAGGGTTCGACGGTGAGATCGCTAAGCCTTTGAAAAATGGCAGGTTTGTCGTGGGCCTCAGCGGGACGCTGGCAAAAAAAAGGGACCCCGATTCGGTCTTCGCGTTTAAGGATGATGACAGGAAGGCTTATTACACCTCGTTTGTGAATGCCCGCCTCAACGTGCCCGAATACGATCTCGCGTTCGATGCAAAGACCGGGAGGTTTCTGGGGGGTGATTTCGGGTCACGGTTCAGCGTCTCTAAATTCATCAACGGCGTAATCCTTACTGCATGGTACAGCGTGACAGACACGTCCGGCTTTCGCGATAGTTACAACAGGGGCTACCACGACAAGGGTATTGCCCTCGTGATACCGTTCAGGCTGTTCACCGGAAGGGATTCAAAGACGAACTTCAACTATGCTATCTCACCCTGGACAAGGGATGTTGCACAGGACATAAACCATTATAATCCATTGTTTGATTTCATAGGCCGGAACACCAAAATATTCCTTGACAGGGACAGGGACATGATATATAAATGA
- a CDS encoding SLBB domain-containing protein: GDLVKVFAVVDTKNTIQISGPVANPGAYGITPGATRIKDVISLSGGMLYYASNDAELTRVKVTQSGPQTERLAIDLSKAMQGDPQHNITMEINDYLFVRSVPEWDLYKTVTVGGEVKYPGVYTVQKGERLSSMLERAGGYTDKAYLRGAVFTRARVRELQQKNLEEISTRLERELLSVSAGEMGTITSQEELAAKRADYAQKQKFINTLKSLKATGRFTIRLAHLRLLKGSEYDIELEEGDTLYIPSAINVVNVAGSTMFQGSFLYSDNLSYKDYIDMSGGYTRNADESNIFILKVDGSAMKPKSSIFWNSNRSRWELAAFGETIKEVEPGDTIVVPEKIERVAWLRDIKDITQILANVALTAGVFKALY, from the coding sequence GGGGATCTGGTAAAGGTGTTCGCGGTGGTTGATACGAAGAACACGATACAGATTAGCGGGCCTGTGGCCAATCCCGGCGCATATGGCATCACTCCCGGCGCTACAAGGATTAAGGATGTTATCTCCTTGTCGGGGGGCATGCTCTATTACGCATCAAACGATGCTGAGCTTACGCGCGTCAAAGTAACCCAATCGGGTCCACAGACGGAAAGGCTGGCGATCGATCTGTCAAAGGCCATGCAGGGCGACCCCCAGCATAATATCACCATGGAGATAAACGATTACCTCTTCGTCCGCTCTGTGCCGGAATGGGATCTTTACAAGACAGTGACCGTGGGCGGCGAGGTCAAATACCCGGGTGTGTATACGGTCCAGAAGGGGGAGAGGCTGTCTTCGATGCTGGAGAGGGCCGGAGGATATACGGATAAGGCCTATCTAAGGGGTGCGGTATTTACGCGGGCAAGGGTCAGGGAGCTTCAGCAGAAGAACCTCGAAGAGATCAGCACCAGGCTTGAGCGCGAACTGCTCTCTGTAAGCGCTGGCGAGATGGGCACGATAACCTCTCAGGAAGAGTTGGCTGCGAAAAGGGCTGACTATGCGCAGAAGCAGAAATTCATTAATACATTAAAGAGCCTGAAGGCAACCGGCAGGTTCACCATACGGCTTGCGCATCTTCGCTTGCTGAAAGGCAGTGAGTATGATATAGAGCTTGAGGAAGGCGATACCCTTTATATCCCGTCGGCAATTAATGTTGTGAATGTTGCAGGCTCTACGATGTTCCAGGGAAGCTTCCTGTATTCTGATAATCTCAGCTACAAGGACTATATAGACATGTCAGGCGGATATACGAGGAACGCGGACGAGAGCAATATCTTTATCTTGAAAGTGGACGGCTCTGCGATGAAGCCAAAGAGCTCGATCTTCTGGAATTCCAACCGGTCCAGGTGGGAGCTGGCGGCCTTTGGCGAGACCATCAAGGAGGTGGAGCCTGGCGATACCATTGTGGTGCCCGAGAAGATTGAGCGCGTGGCATGGCTCAGAGATATAAAGGATATTACACAGATCCTTGCCAATGTTGCCCTCACCGCCGGTGTGTTCAAGGCGCTCTATTAG